Proteins encoded in a region of the Myxococcus guangdongensis genome:
- a CDS encoding SDR family NAD(P)-dependent oxidoreductase, with translation MEYALWRMWRSWGVEADAVLGHSVGEYVAAVVAGVMGMEDALRLVAERGRLMQGLGGEGEMVAVEAPEEWIAEAVKGLEASVSIAARNGPKQWVVAGLKEGVKEAERRLAEKGAKTKKLKVSHAFHSPQMEPMLDAFEAKVGAVKLEAPKRVLISNVSGKKAGAEVASARYWRTHVREAVRFAEGMEALRKEGVGVFVEVGPAPVLVGMGRQTLEEEGLEWVASLRKGKGEWETVLEGLGALYVKGVEVAWSEYEKPYARRTVSLPTYPFQRQRYWWTREPRGQSALLAPREARAVKPHLGSRLYSPAFDDIIYSTTLGAFRPAYLDDHRLYGTVVTPAASHLSMVLSAVVETFGPQACTLENLTFHQALVLADDELRPLQLIFSPHAEGYSLKLMTQGESGDWVLHGTGELRVDPSQVSTPRTLPAREAVLARCTESRSGDDFYKFFRAMGYTLGPSFRWIGPFQRSKDEAFGQMQQPELPDSPDNYQLYPGLIDSCFQMLANWMVSDATSLADALAIPFSVSKLNFFRRPQGALWCYAKSTAGERAITEEILSGDVQLFDEHGPVAEILGFHARRASRDVLQASTHKKSEERIYEVAWTPEPLPPAPLPQAESHPWLLLLDAQGVGEQLATRLEERGASVIRVRPGAGFQNKASKHFEVDASTPADFTRLLREALNGAPCAGAVYLWGLDSTSEETRSAEAVHQATLRATTGALHLTQALVASGTQSPLWLVTQGAQPADGVAVSSPVQASLWGLGRVIDLEHGELRCGRIDLDPRDVKGSVSSLLTELLRSSDTPGVEVALRRERRLRPQLQRAKGGAEVTSFRADGTYLITGGLGALGLSMARWLVERGARHLVLVGRREPTAEARAVLAELEQLGASITVASADVARQADVAALLARIDAGAVPLLGIFHAAGIVEDGALVQQDAQRFERVMAPKVAGAWNLHRFTEARSLEHFVLFSSAAALLGSPGQSGYAAANAFLDALAHVRRARGLPALSLDWGPWAEVGMATDAQVAKALERRGIRALPTAQGLELLGKALGYSQAQLGLMHIRWPAYIEGLGRLGRSGFYAAVAPARKDESRAAVATTKKQWLAELQGALPHERREVLVRRLQEAVGRVLRLDVAGGVDWGQGFTDLGMDSLMAIELRNALQDGLGHSLPSTIAMNHPNVDFLADHLIEAVLKFNDERKPAPAREVPAVGELEVSLDALSDAELARLALADLATDS, from the coding sequence TGAAGGAGGGCGTGAAGGAGGCGGAGCGTCGGCTGGCGGAGAAGGGAGCGAAGACGAAGAAGCTGAAGGTGTCGCACGCGTTCCACTCGCCGCAGATGGAGCCGATGCTGGACGCCTTCGAAGCGAAGGTGGGCGCAGTGAAGCTGGAAGCACCGAAGCGGGTGCTGATTTCGAATGTGAGCGGGAAGAAGGCGGGAGCGGAGGTGGCGAGCGCGAGGTACTGGCGCACGCACGTGAGGGAGGCGGTGCGCTTCGCGGAGGGGATGGAGGCGCTGCGGAAGGAGGGGGTGGGCGTCTTCGTGGAGGTGGGCCCGGCGCCGGTGTTGGTGGGGATGGGGAGGCAGACGCTGGAGGAGGAGGGACTGGAGTGGGTGGCGAGCTTGAGGAAGGGGAAGGGGGAGTGGGAGACGGTGCTGGAGGGGTTGGGAGCGCTGTACGTGAAGGGAGTGGAGGTGGCGTGGAGCGAGTACGAGAAGCCGTACGCGCGCCGCACCGTGTCCCTGCCCACGTATCCGTTCCAGCGTCAGCGCTACTGGTGGACCCGCGAGCCGCGGGGACAGAGCGCGCTGCTCGCGCCGCGTGAGGCTCGGGCCGTCAAGCCGCACCTCGGGAGCCGGCTGTACTCCCCCGCGTTCGACGACATCATCTACAGCACGACGCTCGGGGCGTTCCGTCCGGCATACCTCGATGACCATCGCCTCTACGGCACGGTCGTCACGCCGGCGGCCTCGCACCTGTCGATGGTCCTCTCGGCCGTCGTGGAGACCTTCGGTCCCCAAGCCTGCACGCTGGAGAACCTCACGTTCCACCAGGCGCTGGTGCTCGCGGACGACGAGCTGCGCCCGCTCCAGCTCATCTTCTCGCCGCACGCGGAGGGCTACTCCCTCAAGCTGATGACGCAGGGGGAGTCCGGTGACTGGGTGCTGCACGGCACCGGTGAGCTGCGAGTCGACCCGTCCCAGGTGTCCACGCCGAGGACGCTGCCCGCGCGCGAGGCGGTGTTGGCGCGCTGCACCGAGTCGCGCTCGGGAGACGACTTCTACAAGTTCTTCCGAGCCATGGGCTACACGCTGGGCCCGAGCTTCCGCTGGATTGGTCCCTTCCAGCGCAGCAAGGACGAGGCGTTCGGCCAGATGCAGCAGCCGGAGCTGCCGGACTCTCCGGACAACTACCAGCTCTATCCCGGCCTCATCGACTCGTGCTTCCAGATGCTCGCCAACTGGATGGTGAGCGACGCGACGAGTCTGGCGGACGCGCTGGCGATTCCCTTCAGCGTCTCGAAGCTCAACTTCTTCCGTCGTCCGCAGGGCGCGCTGTGGTGCTACGCGAAGTCCACCGCGGGCGAGCGGGCCATCACGGAAGAAATCCTCAGCGGCGACGTGCAGCTCTTCGACGAGCACGGCCCGGTGGCGGAGATCCTCGGCTTCCACGCGCGTCGCGCCAGCCGTGACGTCCTGCAGGCCAGCACGCACAAGAAGTCCGAGGAGCGCATCTACGAGGTGGCGTGGACCCCCGAGCCCCTGCCTCCCGCGCCGCTGCCCCAGGCCGAGTCCCATCCGTGGCTGCTGTTGCTGGACGCACAGGGCGTCGGCGAGCAGCTCGCCACGAGACTGGAGGAGCGCGGAGCCTCCGTCATCCGCGTGCGTCCGGGCGCCGGATTCCAGAACAAGGCCTCGAAGCACTTCGAGGTCGACGCGAGCACCCCGGCCGACTTCACCCGACTGCTGCGCGAGGCCCTGAACGGCGCCCCGTGCGCGGGCGCTGTCTACCTGTGGGGTCTGGACTCGACCTCGGAGGAGACGCGGTCCGCCGAGGCCGTGCACCAGGCGACGCTCCGGGCCACGACAGGAGCGCTGCACCTGACGCAGGCGCTCGTGGCCAGCGGCACGCAGTCTCCGCTGTGGCTCGTCACGCAGGGCGCGCAGCCCGCCGATGGCGTGGCGGTGTCCTCGCCCGTGCAGGCGTCGCTGTGGGGCCTGGGCCGCGTCATCGACCTGGAGCACGGCGAGCTGCGCTGCGGACGCATCGATCTGGACCCCAGGGATGTGAAGGGCAGTGTGTCCTCGCTGCTCACCGAGTTGCTGCGCTCCAGCGACACGCCGGGAGTCGAGGTGGCCCTCCGTCGAGAGCGGCGCCTGCGTCCCCAGCTCCAGCGGGCGAAGGGTGGCGCGGAGGTCACATCCTTCCGCGCCGACGGCACGTACCTGATTACGGGCGGCCTGGGGGCGCTCGGTCTGTCGATGGCGCGGTGGCTGGTGGAGCGCGGCGCGCGTCACCTGGTCCTCGTGGGACGACGTGAGCCCACGGCGGAGGCTCGCGCGGTGCTCGCGGAGCTGGAGCAGTTGGGCGCGAGCATCACGGTGGCCTCGGCGGATGTGGCGCGACAGGCGGACGTCGCGGCGCTCCTGGCGCGCATCGACGCGGGGGCGGTGCCGCTGCTCGGCATCTTCCACGCGGCCGGCATCGTCGAGGACGGGGCGTTGGTGCAACAGGACGCCCAGCGCTTCGAGCGGGTGATGGCGCCCAAGGTGGCGGGGGCGTGGAACCTCCACCGCTTCACGGAGGCGCGGTCGCTGGAGCACTTCGTCCTCTTCTCGTCGGCCGCGGCGCTGCTCGGCTCTCCGGGACAGAGTGGCTACGCGGCGGCGAACGCCTTCCTGGATGCGCTGGCGCATGTCCGTCGTGCCCGTGGGCTGCCCGCGCTGTCGCTGGACTGGGGCCCGTGGGCGGAGGTGGGCATGGCCACGGACGCGCAGGTGGCGAAGGCGTTGGAGCGCCGGGGCATCCGCGCGCTGCCGACGGCGCAGGGGCTGGAGTTGTTGGGCAAGGCGCTGGGGTACTCGCAGGCGCAGCTCGGGCTCATGCACATCCGGTGGCCGGCGTACATCGAGGGCCTCGGACGGTTGGGGCGCTCGGGCTTCTACGCGGCGGTGGCGCCGGCGCGGAAGGACGAGTCCCGCGCGGCCGTGGCGACGACGAAGAAGCAGTGGTTGGCGGAGCTGCAGGGCGCGCTGCCGCACGAGCGGCGGGAGGTGCTCGTCCGCAGGCTCCAGGAGGCGGTGGGGCGAGTGCTCCGCCTGGACGTGGCGGGTGGAGTCGATTGGGGCCAGGGCTTCACGGACCTGGGCATGGACTCGCTGATGGCCATCGAGCTGCGCAACGCCCTGCAGGACGGGCTGGGGCACTCGCTGCCTTCGACCATCGCGATGAACCACCCCAACGTGGACTTCCTCGCCGACCACCTCATCGAGGCTGTCTTGAAGTTCAACGACGAGAGGAAGCCCGCTCCGGCGCGTGAGGTGCCGGCCGTGGGCGAGCTCGAGGTGAGCCTCGACGCACTCTCCGACGCGGAGCTGGCCCGTCTGGCGCTCGCGGACCTGGCAACGGATTCCTGA